A genomic window from Planococcus rifietoensis includes:
- a CDS encoding ATP-binding protein — translation MTIIDEEIKKRTQRDHAEDSNLIGEGGYISPDENLWNDILTAVVLKKPVLLKGPTGAGKTKLAESVSDLFQQPIQSINCSVDLDAEALLGFKTLVQRDGQSAIEFVEGPVVTAMKHGHILYIDEINMAKAETLPILHSALDYRRMLTNPFTGEVIQAHPDFSVMAAINEGYIGTSPMNEALKNRFISYPIPYLSGEQLRGLWDRQFPDADPKLKTFMLNLAADLMKQVESGLMSEEAASIRSLLDATALAMHIDTLRAVRYAIAEKLDDESERNLLMDLANTWRK, via the coding sequence ATGACGATTATTGATGAAGAAATCAAGAAACGGACGCAGCGGGACCATGCAGAAGATTCAAATCTGATCGGAGAAGGCGGCTATATTTCGCCTGATGAAAATTTATGGAATGATATCCTGACAGCTGTCGTGCTAAAGAAGCCGGTGCTATTGAAAGGGCCGACGGGAGCAGGCAAAACGAAACTCGCCGAAAGCGTTTCCGACCTGTTCCAACAGCCGATCCAGAGCATCAACTGTTCCGTCGACTTGGATGCAGAAGCGCTGCTTGGCTTTAAGACATTGGTGCAGCGTGATGGCCAAAGCGCGATCGAGTTTGTTGAAGGCCCTGTCGTAACCGCCATGAAACATGGCCATATCCTTTACATCGATGAAATCAATATGGCGAAAGCCGAAACCTTACCGATCCTTCACAGTGCGCTTGATTATCGGCGGATGCTGACCAATCCGTTTACCGGCGAAGTGATCCAAGCGCATCCTGACTTTTCGGTAATGGCTGCCATCAATGAAGGGTATATTGGGACATCGCCGATGAATGAAGCGCTAAAAAATCGTTTCATTTCCTATCCGATTCCTTATTTGTCCGGCGAGCAGCTACGGGGGCTATGGGACAGACAATTCCCGGATGCTGACCCGAAGCTGAAAACTTTCATGTTAAACTTGGCAGCGGATTTGATGAAGCAAGTGGAGAGCGGCCTAATGTCAGAAGAAGCCGCTTCAATCCGAAGCTTGTTGGATGCCACCGCGCTCGCGATGCATATCGATACGCTGCGCGCGGTCCGCTACGCCATCGCCGAAAAACTGGACGATGAAAGTGAACGGAATTTATTGATGGATTTGGCGAATACTTGGCGAAAGTAG
- a CDS encoding DUF6501 family protein, with the protein MIHTNWLEKETVRTVTCKHTDADKFLVSNVLTAGQQYDVKNETDEFLFVVDNTGKVGGYYKTYFE; encoded by the coding sequence ATGATACATACCAATTGGCTCGAAAAAGAAACCGTCCGCACCGTTACGTGCAAGCATACCGACGCTGACAAATTTTTAGTATCGAACGTGCTGACAGCAGGACAACAATATGACGTGAAAAACGAAACTGATGAATTTTTGTTTGTCGTCGACAACACGGGTAAAGTCGGCGGCTATTACAAAACTTATTTCGAGTGA